A window of Amycolatopsis australiensis contains these coding sequences:
- a CDS encoding CocE/NonD family hydrolase, whose product MLDRLVDKLLGLPRAEGPKPVVTRDLAVPMPDGVTLLADRYAPAGTTSAPVVLIRTPYGRKGVLSKLFGDTFARHGLQTVIQSTRGSFGSGGEFRPFHLEREDGMATAAWLRAQPWCDGNLAMAGASYLGHTQWAIGPYLDPPLAAMCLGVTASEFVSTFYPGGVLAADNMVSWSALIGRQEERFAALPNPLRKRRTRRAMSVLPLSGADVAAIGKPVRFLQDVTAHFAPDDDYWAMSDHSAEAAKLDVPVSMVTGWYDLFVRGQLRDFRTLADAGKAPRITIGPWAHGEPASLGPMMRDQLGFLRAHLLGDRTFLQRAPVRLFLQGANSWLDFESWPPPSTATASHLRPIGGLGEAVIGEARPTRFTYDPADPTPAVGGPLLTGEWKQRDNQAVEARPDVLVFTGEPLPSDLDVIGDVTATVHVRTELPHADVYVRLCDVDTSGVSRNVTDGILRLRPGFPPADGEGVVTAQVTLDPTAYRFRRGHRLRVQVAGGAFPRFARNHGTDEPVTSAVAGKPNRFEIFHDATRPSKITLPVFNR is encoded by the coding sequence GTGCTGGACCGACTTGTCGACAAGCTGCTCGGACTCCCCCGCGCCGAAGGCCCGAAGCCGGTCGTGACGCGCGACCTCGCCGTGCCGATGCCCGACGGCGTCACGCTGCTCGCCGACCGGTACGCCCCCGCCGGGACGACGTCGGCGCCGGTGGTGCTGATCCGCACGCCGTACGGGCGCAAAGGCGTGTTGTCGAAGCTGTTCGGCGACACGTTCGCCCGGCACGGGCTGCAGACGGTCATCCAGAGCACCCGCGGCTCGTTCGGCTCCGGCGGCGAGTTCCGGCCGTTCCACCTCGAACGCGAGGACGGCATGGCGACCGCCGCATGGCTGCGCGCCCAGCCGTGGTGCGACGGGAACCTCGCCATGGCCGGCGCCAGCTACCTCGGGCACACGCAGTGGGCGATCGGGCCGTACCTCGACCCGCCGCTGGCCGCGATGTGCCTCGGCGTGACCGCGTCGGAGTTCGTCTCGACGTTCTACCCGGGCGGCGTGCTCGCGGCGGACAACATGGTGTCGTGGTCGGCGCTGATCGGCAGGCAGGAGGAGCGGTTCGCCGCGCTGCCGAACCCGCTGCGGAAGCGCAGGACGCGGCGGGCGATGTCCGTCCTGCCGCTCAGCGGCGCCGACGTCGCCGCGATCGGGAAGCCGGTGCGGTTCCTCCAGGACGTCACCGCGCACTTCGCGCCGGACGACGACTACTGGGCGATGTCCGACCACAGCGCGGAAGCCGCGAAGCTCGACGTGCCGGTGTCGATGGTGACCGGCTGGTACGACCTGTTCGTCCGCGGGCAGCTGCGCGACTTCCGGACCCTCGCCGACGCCGGCAAGGCACCGCGGATCACCATCGGGCCGTGGGCGCACGGCGAGCCGGCGAGCCTGGGCCCGATGATGCGCGACCAGCTGGGCTTCCTGCGGGCGCACCTGCTCGGCGACCGCACCTTCCTGCAGCGCGCGCCGGTGCGGTTGTTCCTGCAGGGCGCGAACTCGTGGCTGGACTTCGAGTCGTGGCCACCGCCGTCGACGGCGACCGCGTCGCACCTGCGCCCGATCGGCGGGCTCGGCGAGGCGGTCATCGGCGAGGCGCGGCCGACGCGGTTCACCTACGACCCCGCGGACCCGACCCCGGCGGTCGGCGGGCCGCTGCTGACCGGCGAGTGGAAGCAGCGCGACAACCAGGCGGTCGAGGCGCGGCCGGACGTGCTGGTGTTCACCGGCGAGCCGCTGCCGTCGGACCTGGACGTCATCGGCGACGTGACGGCGACCGTGCACGTACGCACGGAACTGCCGCACGCCGACGTCTACGTCCGGCTCTGCGACGTCGACACGAGCGGCGTGTCCCGCAACGTGACGGACGGGATCCTGCGGCTGCGCCCGGGTTTCCCGCCGGCGGACGGCGAAGGCGTGGTGACGGCGCAGGTGACGCTCGACCCGACGGCGTACCGCTTCCGCCGCGGCCACCGGCTGCGGGTCCAGGTGGCGGGCGGGGCGTTCCCGCGCTTCGCGCGCAACCACGGAACGGACGAGCCGGTCACGTCCGCGGTGGCGGGAAAGCCGAACCGCTTCGAGATCTTCCACGACGCGACGCGGCCGTCGAAGATCACGTTGCCGGTGTTCAACCGCTAG